The genomic region TCTGATATCCAGTCCTACACGAGATGGAAAGTGTCACCATTTTCTATGGCGATGATGGatttaacaaacaaaaagtggaaagaagaaagaaaagaataaacacTGCTGACAgtttgaaaaagaaactgaaGAAAATGGCCACTCAAGAAGTTCACACTTTCAGTTAGAAACCTAGAATTTAGCATGCATAAAGGGGAAAATTGAAACTTTATTCTCATCACCACCATAATCACAATCAACCAAACAAAACAAGTTCATGTCCATATACTAAATCCAAAACAAATCATAGCTCAGTGCAGAATATGTTGAACCTTTGAGATAACAGTTCCACCATCAGCTTCAACTTGCCTAAACTTTGGAGTATTGGCAAATGCACATATGAGCAGGGTGCAATTCGGTGTCCAATCAGGTTGATATTCAGCCCCCATTTCCAGCATTTGCGACCTCAGAACACCGCGCTCTGGATTCACAAACCCAGATAGCACAAAAACTACCCCTTCCTGCACTCAAACAAGACattgatttttgaattaaatgcTAAAACCAAAAGGCCCACATCTTATCAACAAGTGAACACAGAATGCCTGATCAAATCACTATAGTACCATTAGTTTGGAGAAATCCGAGGCGCCCGAGCTAGTAGCAAAGCCAGAGCCAGAATTCTCTGCGACTTTGGATACCACATGAAATGCTTTTTGGTCCTTGTTTGACTTTCCATGTGTTCTTGGTTGCTTGGACTTTTCACCATCATCATTCTCCTCTTCTCTGGAATTCATCCACGAGGGcaaattcctttttcttgcatTTGACTCAGACATGATAATGGCTCACCAAAGTCCTTTCctccactctctctctctctctctctctctctctctctctctctctctctctctctctcNNNNNNNNNNccccccctctctctctctctctctctctctctctctctctctctctctctctctctgtctctgtcTCTCTTTCACTTCCACAACAATTTACAAGCTACGAAATGCAAACTCAAAGCAAAAAATCAGAACACCAACaaccaataataatttatgattcCCATTTGTTTAATAGAGAATTATAACAGAACAACAGTATGTGCATGCAAGCAACCAGTCATGGATGCAATacccattaaaattaatcacaaaatatttgacatcaaACGTTAAACTAATCTCCTCAGGGACCAAAGTTCAGTAAAGAATCATCAAAAGCGTGTACCTAAACAGAAAGACTTCGCCATCGGCGGAGCTTGTAACTTCACTTTTCACACTCTTTGCCACTATCTTTCACACGTACTTCATGATTAAATCAGCACACACCAATGGGGTTTTTCGTGGGTTTTTTGGAGCGGGGAGACTTGAGGATCAAGAATTTCTTCCAGGGTGGGGGGTGGGCTCTGGTGTCTGTAAATTCTATGGCGAGTTCTTTTATAATGTGAGCCCGTCTCTCATATTTGGTATTTATGTTCTGTTCTTTGACAAACTAAAAGCGTGTCTCTAATCAGTTTACATCCAAATGCGAGAAGCGCGCCTTTTGACAAATAGCCTTTTCAGTATCCCGCTCGCGCTCAGTGTGCTACTGAAATTCGAAATACAATATCAGCCTTCGCAAcccactttctctctctaacaGACACACACACGGACAAGACGGAGAAAAACGGTGTCAATGGCGAGCGAGGCGTCACTCTCCGACTCCGTCGACCCGCTGAGGGGAATCAGTGGTCCACTGCTCTTTCCCCGCACCATTAGACCGTCTGTCGACGTTCCGGTGCCGGTCGATCCCAAAGACCTAGATTCCATCCACAATTTCATGAAATCTTTGGTATAATcgcttctttttttctttggtttgcttatttattactttactAGCTCTAGTTGAGTGTAACTTCGAGCAACCTTGTACTTGTGTGTTCTGTTTTTTGGCTGAATGAATGTAGTGGTGTTTAGGtacaaaaaattgtttatCTTCTTTATCTTTAATCATTGAGAAATTACTTTTAACTGATATGATTGTCTACTAGTTTCCCTTTTTTAATAGTTTCCAAATTTTCTGCATCCTTCGATGTTGCAAGTTTAGAAAGGCCAATCCTTTCAGGTAGAGTAGTTGTGCTCAGTAGTATGGGTGACTGGGACTGCTTTTATACGCGTGAGATCAGGCACATTTTGATGATAGACCATGAAACTTTTCACCTATTTGTTGAATCCTTAGGTGCGTGTATTTGAGTGCGTGTGTTTGGgcgtgtatgtgtgtttgtgtagttcttttctcttttctgaaTTTTGTGGACAGCACAACTGCCTACTGATTGTAACGATTGTTAACTGTTTGCTTGTGAATTAGCTTTGTGTTGAAATGGAAACTGACCAGAAATACCAAAAGGGACAGCCTTGTTCAAATTCGATTTTTAACAGTTTTCTGACTCCCACCTGGATAAAATTTGTGTGAGTCGGTGAGGAGTTGTTTACAACAAGGAAgatattatatgaatttggcATATGCCCCTTTTTCTCGTGTTTGTGTTTGAAGGAGTTAAGGAGTCCTGAAAAGCTCATGAATGAGGCCAAGAGAATTGTGGATGGAGGAGCAGAGTTTCTTGAATCTAAACTTGGTAGTTTTGCTGAAAATGTGGGCATCACTGATGCCAATGCTGCAAAAGGGAAGGACAGACCACAAGAACGAAGGCCAGGTCTCCGCCTTGATCGCAAGAGGGCTACATTTTCTTTGAGGACCAGTGTTAGGTGAGGACTGAAGCTTACAAGTCCGAAGCTTTTATCTTCCTGAGTTGTTTTGGACAGATGTCACAGATCTATCTGTAGATTGTAACAATTTCTGTACTCTCTCTACAGTCAGCCTTCAGTGAGCTTGGAGCCGACATTGAACATAGACCAACTTCATGACCCAGATGAATTTTTTGATGCTTATGAGAGGATGgaaagtaattttttcattttatatttgattcttCCTTTCTTTCCCCTCTTTCTCAGCTGCTATTTTTTTGCAATGTGCTTGTTTGGGATTTACTATCTCGCACTCTTCATTATTGCAGATGCCAAAAAGGAAATACAAAAACAGTTGGGTGGTAGCATAGACAATGTAAACCTTTATGAACCATCGAATACCGCACGTCGCCGTCGACCAGGAATTTTGGGgtatatttagatttttcgTTTGATTGATTTGTGCTGCATAATTGAGTTCATAGCTTATGAATCTTTCTGTATCTGGTGGTATTACATGATTTGCAAATTCGTTTTAGTTACAGGaagtcatataattataagcaCCGCTACTCATCAGAGCCTTCCGAAAACGATATGTTGATGGCGTCCCAGAAAGCAGTGGATCAGGACATTCCAAGTGCACCTGAAGATGAGTTACAAGAAAAGTTGGTGCATCCAGATCCAAATCCTGATGCTGATTTAGCGGAAGTCGAACCAGCTGGTGAGTGAATAGAGTTGTTTTTGGACAAATTCAAGTTCAATGTTAGTGTATTAACACTTGTCCAGTTTCTATTAATACACTATTGAAGCCTTAATGCTGTTGTCTAAGCAAATCCCCTTTCATCTCATTGGTGTCATGCCATGTAACAGTATCTACGAAGAAGACAGACAATGAAGTGAGTGATATCTTGGAGGAATTGTTATCCTGTAATAATGAAGATTTAGAGGGCGATGGGGCTTTGAATATCTTGCAAGAAAAGTTGAAGATCAAACCTCTTGATCTGGGGAACCTATACATTACTGAAATACCTGATGATGGAAGAACCAGTATATCTACTGTGACAGCAAGTTTGCAAAAACCTTGCAGGAGTTCACTGGTTATTGATAGTGTGCTGAAAAATTTGACCATGAAGTCACCTGTGGCAGACCCAGTTAAACCTGTATCTTCACCAACTCCTCCAAGAAGTCCCTTTGCCTCTTTGTCTTTATTGCAAAAGAGAATCTTGCAACCTAATCCCTTGAGAGATCCATTTTCACCAACACATGTTGATCTTTCTGCATGCCAAAATGCCTTTCCTGGCCCGTCTAAGGATAAGCTACTTGATCAGGTTGATGTACCGAAAATTTTGGGCATGTCTAATCAGTTGGAGTCCTGTATAGAGGTTGATAATGCAGAACCTACAGTTTCTAATACGGATGCAGAGAAAGTGATGGAAGATGCAGATAGTCTTCCTGAGCAGTTTGCCTATGAGAATGCGGGCGTACAAAGCTCAAATGCCGATAGCAGGACGCATGAAGAATCAGGCAACAACATTGAGGAAACAATGAACAATGATGCCAGTAAGAATCTTTGAGCATGATACAatacttttgtttctttggaTGTAAATTGGATAAAAGATCTTACCTCTTAGCAATATTGATGATATATGCTGTTAACCTTTTATGTAACCTGGTTCCTGAGATGTAATGTCAAATGTGCATGTGCTGACTCCAGAAATAGAAGAGGATTACTCTTTGTTGtcactattttattttgagtagGATGCAGTTAATTTGTGTTATAGAACTGttactttcatttattttgacttTCTATGTGCTCCGATGTTCTTCATCTATGGCAGATGGATCAAAACCTTCTGAACTTGAAGATGAGGCCAGAGATGATACATCAAGCAGACGACCAAATGATCCAGAACAACAGCCGGAGGTAAGTTGTTTCCTtagttatttttctctctttattgttttttgatattttctcaGTGCTATTTATCACTTCTTTTCTGTGTTTGTAgtcttgaaattattttgatgtaattttacaGAATTTCACTGTATCCAAGAGagttattaaaacaattatgTATATCAATCTTTTTAATCATGTGTTCTTGTTCTACCTTGTGGGTGCATTGAGATCTTAGTAATATTTCCTCCATGCTGACATGAAAGTTTTTGGACAGTTATACTGCATGTATGACAATTGCAGTGCATAATTGAACAGCCTTTTCTCTTATGTGATGATTTATTTGAAcaattacatgatttttttcattctttttgttggaaaaaaaaaaaaaagaatagaaaaggCCCCCACCCACCACCCCCCATTATCTCTCTATCCTGTGTTATATGTGTTACCAgtttgtgaaaagaaaaatactgaAGGATTAAGAATATGGAAAGTATTTGGAAAAAGCTAGGCTTCTCTCtaacaaacaaatttaaatgaattatcgGAAGATCCcaattttgattgtatttcattcatttcttccttctcttctCTGTTGGAGGCCCTCCCTCCCTCATGCGCCTCTTCTTTTGGCTGAGTAGAAGAGGTCTTGACTTCATAATCTccattcttttttccttaagTGAAATTATTCAGATGGATAGATTGATAGCTGTCTATTAGTAATTGATGTTCTTCACTGAGATTTGATTCTGCAAGCAAAGTATTTCTTTGGACCCTTAAGAGACTAAACAAGATTGTCTTACAACAGTTGTATATAACATTCTCACTTGCATTGCGCTTACATTGGAATTTCATGCTTCATATTAGAATGCCAAGATTTTatctctttttaaattttgcatcTTCACTCCAACTGTTACGGTTCACATGAAATTACATGTTCTGTTAATGTTTCAGGTACATCAAGCCAAGCTACCTAGAGGAAAAAGAGTAGCAGGTGAAAAACGCATCAGAAAGGCACATCCCATGAGGAAAAGTCTTGCAGGTTTATACATTCATCTGCATGCAGAAACTCGTATTATAGATATATCTTGCTTCACTAATTATTTGTATGCTGACACTGCAGAGTCTGGTACATCATTTGAAGCTGGAGTAAGGAGGAGCAAAAGAATTAAGAGTAGGCCTCTGGAGTACTGGAAAGGAGAGAGATTCTTATATGGGCGTGTGGATAACAGTGAGTAGTGTTTTGTGCTTCAATGCCTTTAATTTAGTGGTATTTTGTTTCAACTGCCTCCTGAAATGTGATCCCTTAAACTTCTTGTCTGTTTGTTGTCTTTTAACACGATGCACCAGTTTgttgctttttttatttttatttttctttttccaatctTGATCTTTTGCTGTTGTATTTGATATGATTCAGTCCCTCCAGTTTGCCTAGGAGTTGAGATTTCTAGTTTAAATTGAAGAGGAAAACTGGTTCTAATTACATATATGCACATCACCCTTAGTCTTTTTTCACTCTTCATCCAGCAAATGGCTTTACGTACTGGGAAAGATTCTAACAGAGCACAAAGCTGTGGTCCTAGAGAATGAACTAGAAATCTGTTTGCTGCAACTCCTTGGAAGTGCATTGACAAAACCATGTCAACTCCCTGTTATCCTGAATTGCTCTTAATCTGCTCTGTGTTTGAAGTTGTTGGATCATCATCCAATATACTTTATAAACTCATCTGAAGCGAAATTATCTTCCAAAGAAGCTTTACAACTTTTCATATTTCCATTGTAAACAGGTCGTCTTTGACTTCAATTCAGGTTTTACGCAACTTATCAGGTGAAAATGTCTTAATTACTTCTTGTACCTCTTGTAGGCTTGAAGCTGATAGGAGTAAAGTATCTCTCCCCTGGGAAGGACACAGACAATCTGAAAGTGAAGCCCTATATCGCATCACAATCGTCTGAATATCAGGAGCTCCTTGAACTGGCAGCTCGCCATTGAGTCTCCTTACAATAATCTAATGGGATTGAAGGTTGGACCGTTCTACACCAAGCAATATGTATCCCAGGAAGCAATTACATATGCGGCGTTTAAACTTCTAGGGTATGTTATCTCACTTACATCATTGTCCACTTTGAGGAAAACAAAATGCATGACCTTAATAGCcattaattttctaacaaaaatgCTACTTGTAATGTATTTTAAGTTGTTTCCTCGTTAGAATTGAGAACCATCATTGTCTCTTGTCGTGTTTCTTCTGAAAATTTGACTTATTGTGCAATGTGGCTGTAGTTATCAAGTATTACACCTGCAAGTATCCAATAGACATAGATTTTTCTGAATATTTATGATCATGGACTTGTAATATTAGACTAACATATTCTTGCACCTTCACATACACTGACAGGAGAATGCTTCACAGTTTGACACAATGTTTGAACTTTTCAAAGAATTATTTCTTGGGTTATTTTTGTAGACTATTTCAACATCCATGAAATTAAATCCGTGTATATTATGACAGAACAGACCTAAAAGTAGGAATCTAGTTCATTTTTCATCAACGTTACAAATTTAATGCATCCTTAAACTCCAGTGGGAATGCTTTTTGCCGGTTTTGGACTtgtaaattttggataattacaaatattacaataacACAATATATCCAAAGTTCACatacacaaataattatgttttttaaaaaaacaaattgacataattaattcgAAATTAGAGTATCATGCAAGGACGATTGAGACTATTTGAGATATGAAAATCGTGGCTCCAAAGATTGCCTAAACACTAGAGTAATTCTTGGCGTGCTTTATATTGTGTGTCTAAttcttttgtattatttaataaatatatgtaaaatattaataaattaatattaaaaaaggtGGTGACATAAAAACAcacatgaaaatttaaaaattaaaaagttagataaataaattaaatattaaaaaaaagtgaagatACCAAAAGAACGCTCTCAATTAATACATAGTATAAATAGATAGATGTATAATTAGTTCAGAAACACgacaaattcaaattgtgggataattatactttttgtgTAGTATTTTAAACACCGTCCAAATTCTCATTCTTAGTCCCTACAATGTCAAATGAATTTGCATACCCGCCACCAAACATTTCTCATGTTCAGCCCATTGaccattgaaaatttatttcagtaCTGTATTTTTCCAAGAATAAGTCGGAACAAAAACAGCGGTCCTGAACaatattaggataaattacgtGGGCACTGTCTGAAATTAAGTTTGAAGTCAAGACATTACTCCACTTTGACTGGACATCTGAAACTCCAGACCACAAAAAACGTAGTTGCAGAAAACAAGGGGTGGGTGGGGAATTCCACAAGAATCTGTCCAAAGCACAAAACAGAGAGCACTTAACATACGGCTTAATTAATGTAATGCTGTGGTGTCACTCACCTTTCTACACTTCAATCCATTCACTACATTCTTAAACATTGGCAAACTCTAGAAGTTGTATTTAAATCGATCaagtcaaaaaattatttatatatgtaagatttttctctttatatgaTTGACACACAGTTATGatatttccaatttttgtattttattgctgagaaagagagagagaatataatAGAAAGCAGAACACCTCAATCTTCCATAATAAAATAccagatataaattttattttatttaatatatacatattttgtgtataaaaattattttatttgaattttttttacacatatgtaatatatatcactaaataaaatagaatgtACAGTATAATTTAAACTCGAAAATTCAATTCACAGTGTAGAGAAGGATATCATCCATCGGATCACACTCCTAAAACTCCCCACATCCTTCTAGAAGACTttataatttgctattttttgtAAGAGGGGAGTTGTGAATTATCATCAAAGTTGAACCACTTTCACTACAAaccaagaaatgaaaagggaATAACGTTAAAAGATCTCTACTTTATTCCACATGGGGTGCActcttttatttgattagaACTGCACATAAAAGAGCAGAATTTAGAGCCCatggaattaaaaatatgtatttcaTATCACATTTGCATAAAAACTTGTGGGAATTTTTCCAGCCAAATCATTTATTACATGACTAATGTTGGATATATTTAATAGAAACACTGTCGTAACACcccattataatatataattttagaattaattgataaattcttataaaatttaattaattagtagataaattataggttataattgaaatataatcaaatttgaacggattaaattgaagttccttataatatttgagaataacttatattaattaaaaaaaattagaaagaatgtaataaatattttatatatatatatataaagagtaGACAGAGAGAGTTGAGAGTGGGAGGTGGGGCCATCAACCCCCACCGCGTCACTCTCTTtcgttttttttctttgttctttatatacacacatacacaacacaaaacacacacaattgaaaaattgcaattctctCGGCggaaaataggaaaagaaaCACACGAGTGATGTATTATCTAATCGGAATTTTTTTAcgagtttgactatttaaaataatgtcgaattaaatatcaaattggatataaaaatgatatcgttagttaattagattattagatttagatttaaatattactatagttaatttatacaattccatcgaaattattaaccaaatacgcaattctacgtattgttgtttaactaaattatatagtagcGATGGATTGACAggaaattcatagaaatatttcaaaaattatatttaagaaatattatgttattaaagagggaaaatggggtttttaatgataatctaatttaaggatgctattgaaaatgatagttataaatatataaggggtttggtTAAATGAATCCCTAcgaattaaatgataaattataagtatttttatgaagcCTATAGTATCTAATTATTATGAAGAACTAGAACgaagatttatatttcgatAAAAATGGTATATTAAAGTATCATTAGAAATTATGCGAATAATAtctaatattacatttaaaagaaattacgatattcccaatatattaattacatatgcTATAACTCATGCCTGTTATGACGTAAGGATTACGTGTACTTAttaattagatgattatgtgcatatttatatatatagatacagaGATTACCTTAAATATGACGTTCAGGAAAGATATAGCGATAGAGCGTGCTATACTTGTATAAAtacaagactaaaaataaaataaaaaactaaaataaagttgatattCAAAAGCCAATCCGGAAAGCAATTTTGTGGTGATATTAAATCCGGACATTTGAGGGCATTGCTACAAATGGCAAAGGTTTTGGCAGAACTTCAACTCTTGATTTTTCAGACACCtataaattttgtgaatttggACTGTTGCAGCTGTCCCATTGATAGGTAAGAACTTAAGATTGGCGGGAGAGGACCACCTCCACATGTATATGtatctcttcatttttttcaagGAATTTAACATAgattgtttttttcttattagtAATTGAAGATCAATTTTAGAAGAAGTTtctagaatttatttttcagaataaattataacgggctttatgaaattttttcataattataaatgtcttACTgttgtttgtaaaattacaaatatactttcttgaaattaatagtggtctaacaaataccttcTCATGATAACTTAGTTTAAgagagtatttattaaaaaaaatcgttaATTTCAATGGATATTTCAAACGACGAggagtatttatagttataaaaaatttaaggaaCCTCTTCctaatttatcctattttctaaaattagaCAAATATAATAACGTGGGACATGGGTGACATTTGCAGgctaataaacaaaaatattgtttttaaaaaaataaataagaataaattgcaattatcTTTTCTGGtgtttgatataataaaacatatctctccattatttaaaaatttataaatactctccttaaataaaaaattattatgtaatcttAGGATAGTGAggtaaaaattacaattttatcattgctaattttattttttaaaaaatacaaaaaaaaaatgatggtGGTATAAtccattgaaaatattaactcaaaaattataaaaagtatataaaattataatttataacaaaaagatattttgagTAGTTTATTATAAAACTTGAAAGATAATCTAACAGAATGGACTCGTTGTTATATGGATATTAAAAATCaggagaatatttgtaattttttaaataatgaggaggtatttataactataccaaacctcaagaAATGTGGCtgtaatttatcgataaataacaaaaatccTCCATTGCGGACgcgaagaagaaaaaaaaaatatctatactaatatataaaaaagaaagtcaTTCCACACGCACAAACTATCGTTAATGATGGAgctacactaattttttgtgaagtcaaaaatgccttttatgataaaataactgaCTTATTCAacgtttcaaaatttatattaattaataaattattatttttttcctttttattaatgtaatgtactaatttatatattttatttttattataatatattttaaaatataaaaaattatttattatatgcgtGTAGGAACCACGTGTCACAACCGCGCACtagtgtatatatgtgtgtgtgggaatTATGACCgtctataattaataacataaatcGTGTTTGAGGCGATAATGTACCGATTGTATTgtatttgatgaatatttgtgTGGAGAGTCGCGCTTCGTTGTTCTTCAtgaagtttatttatttcattttttgacgcattaatttaatataataaaaatttatttcggTTCAATTAAGTTAACTTGGAGCAATAATTAGACGTCATCCAATAGGTTGGACtttggtttaatttaataaaaaataatttcttgggGATTAAGTTATAATTTCACCGGGTAATGCCTATGCCTATTGGTTAACACATttaatttaggaataattaaatttataccCCTGATTTATGATCTATTCATACAAATAACCTAtatcttttgcataattacacaaatcacaaatgacaataaaaaaacatgagtagtttgtgtaatgatgctgatatttttttagagagTATTTGCAGAAGTAGGggt from Sesamum indicum cultivar Zhongzhi No. 13 linkage group LG3, S_indicum_v1.0, whole genome shotgun sequence harbors:
- the LOC105157576 gene encoding uncharacterized protein LOC105157576 isoform X2 gives rise to the protein MASEASLSDSVDPLRGISGPLLFPRTIRPSVDVPVPVDPKDLDSIHNFMKSLELRSPEKLMNEAKRIVDGGAEFLESKLGSFAENVGITDANAAKGKDRPQERRPGLRLDRKRATFSLRTSVSQPSVSLEPTLNIDQLHDPDEFFDAYERMENAKKEIQKQLGGSIDNVNLYEPSNTARRRRPGILGKSYNYKHRYSSEPSENDMLMASQKAVDQDIPSAPEDELQEKLVHPDPNPDADLAEVEPAVSTKKTDNEVSDILEELLSCNNEDLEGDGALNILQEKLKIKPLDLGNLYITEIPDDGRTSISTVTASLQKPCRSSLVIDSVLKNLTMKSPVADPVKPVSSPTPPRSPFASLSLLQKRILQPNPLRDPFSPTHVDLSACQNAFPGPSKDKLLDQVDVPKILGMSNQLESCIEVDNAEPTVSNTDAEKVMEDADSLPEQFAYENAGVQSSNADSRTHEESGNNIEETMNNDANGSKPSELEDEARDDTSSRRPNDPEQQPEVHQAKLPRGKRVAGEKRIRKAHPMRKSLAESGTSFEAGVRRSKRIKSRPLEYWKGERFLYGRVDNSLKLIGVKYLSPGKDTDNLKVKPYIASQSSEYQELLELAARH
- the LOC105157576 gene encoding uncharacterized protein LOC105157576 isoform X1, whose amino-acid sequence is MASEASLSDSVDPLRGISGPLLFPRTIRPSVDVPVPVDPKDLDSIHNFMKSLELRSPEKLMNEAKRIVDGGAEFLESKLGSFAENVGITDANAAKGKDRPQERRPGLRLDRKRATFSLRTSVSQPSVSLEPTLNIDQLHDPDEFFDAYERMENAKKEIQKQLGGSIDNVNLYEPSNTARRRRPGILGYRKSYNYKHRYSSEPSENDMLMASQKAVDQDIPSAPEDELQEKLVHPDPNPDADLAEVEPAVSTKKTDNEVSDILEELLSCNNEDLEGDGALNILQEKLKIKPLDLGNLYITEIPDDGRTSISTVTASLQKPCRSSLVIDSVLKNLTMKSPVADPVKPVSSPTPPRSPFASLSLLQKRILQPNPLRDPFSPTHVDLSACQNAFPGPSKDKLLDQVDVPKILGMSNQLESCIEVDNAEPTVSNTDAEKVMEDADSLPEQFAYENAGVQSSNADSRTHEESGNNIEETMNNDANGSKPSELEDEARDDTSSRRPNDPEQQPEVHQAKLPRGKRVAGEKRIRKAHPMRKSLAESGTSFEAGVRRSKRIKSRPLEYWKGERFLYGRVDNSLKLIGVKYLSPGKDTDNLKVKPYIASQSSEYQELLELAARH